A genome region from Pirellulales bacterium includes the following:
- a CDS encoding phytanoyl-CoA dioxygenase family protein — MSHAVLPSQAQDFDDTVQHYHANGFGIVRGLFSSDEIAAFDAEARQLVKREDLIETNNLRCRWQTDAETGACIFDAFDPIVDLGAVMARAANDPKIHALLQILYGERGRLFKDKLIFKPPGASGYALHQDYIAWPTFPHSFLTVIVALDVADSQSGCTEVFAGMHKQGPLMPADGMYHEIPSGMIDERLGVKLQLSPGDVAFFSGFTPHRSGVNRSRRWRRQLYFSYNAESDGGNCRAAHYREYHGWLRDRYAEYGRTEVYFA; from the coding sequence ATGTCGCACGCGGTTCTACCTTCCCAAGCGCAGGACTTCGACGACACCGTGCAGCATTATCATGCCAACGGCTTTGGCATCGTGCGCGGCTTGTTTTCGTCGGATGAAATAGCCGCGTTCGATGCCGAGGCCCGGCAACTCGTCAAGCGCGAAGACTTGATCGAAACCAACAACCTGCGCTGTCGTTGGCAAACCGACGCCGAGACCGGGGCGTGCATCTTTGACGCCTTTGACCCCATCGTCGATCTCGGTGCCGTAATGGCCCGCGCCGCGAATGATCCGAAGATCCATGCTCTGCTGCAGATACTGTACGGCGAGCGAGGCCGGCTTTTCAAGGACAAGTTGATTTTCAAGCCGCCCGGGGCAAGTGGTTATGCCCTGCACCAGGACTACATTGCCTGGCCCACGTTCCCGCATAGTTTCTTAACCGTAATCGTGGCCCTAGACGTGGCCGATTCCCAAAGTGGTTGCACCGAGGTGTTCGCGGGGATGCACAAACAGGGGCCGTTGATGCCCGCCGACGGCATGTATCACGAAATCCCCTCGGGTATGATAGACGAGCGTCTGGGCGTAAAACTGCAATTGTCGCCGGGAGACGTGGCGTTTTTTAGCGGATTCACTCCTCATCGCTCGGGGGTGAATCGCTCGCGTCGTTGGCGCCGGCAACTCTACTTTAGCTATAACGCCGAGAGCGATGGCGGCAACTGTCGGGCGGCCCATTACCGCGAATATCATGGATGGCTGCGTGATCGTTACGCCGAGTATGGCAGGACAGAAGTCTACTTCGCTTGA
- a CDS encoding VOC family protein gives MGSSKFHLSLNVHDVRATAEFLTLLLGTKPDQIHVDYAKFELSDPAVVLSLVPTDVPNGAGLNHIGFRLPSHQALAALQDRLVAANVPHDCEASVACCHSRQTKFWVNDPAGNLWELYVLEEPGDAACEPIGIAPLSAGLPAPPPLAAPTHWAHQLGDPLPAHIPAADGSLDEIVLEGTLNATPNDIQPNLVLKEAARVLRAGGKLLLRGLTADRPLDDAPRLPGPAAAVEYVSTDGEVLAAVRHAGFVGLELVTFGEVYRFRHAGAELRETRMRAWQPGPAGAARRHTVIYRGPFAEVCDDSGVVLRRGQRSLVDHCTWLRLQESAGAAQFVFVPDESVSNDARLSEPCLNSDA, from the coding sequence GTGGGTTCGTCGAAATTTCATCTGTCGCTGAACGTTCATGACGTGCGGGCAACCGCCGAGTTCCTGACTCTGCTGTTGGGAACTAAGCCCGATCAGATACACGTCGACTATGCCAAGTTCGAATTGTCTGATCCGGCGGTCGTGCTATCGCTGGTGCCGACCGATGTACCGAATGGCGCGGGACTGAATCACATAGGATTTCGTCTTCCCAGTCATCAGGCGCTGGCGGCTTTGCAAGACCGTCTCGTCGCGGCGAACGTGCCGCACGATTGCGAGGCAAGCGTCGCTTGCTGCCATTCGCGGCAGACTAAGTTCTGGGTCAACGATCCGGCCGGAAACCTGTGGGAACTTTACGTGCTCGAAGAACCGGGCGACGCGGCCTGCGAGCCGATCGGAATCGCTCCTCTGAGTGCGGGATTACCCGCGCCACCGCCGCTGGCAGCGCCGACGCATTGGGCGCACCAATTGGGCGATCCCCTACCGGCCCACATCCCGGCCGCCGACGGTTCGCTGGACGAAATCGTGTTGGAAGGAACGTTGAATGCAACCCCGAACGACATCCAGCCAAACCTGGTCCTGAAGGAAGCCGCACGCGTATTGCGCGCTGGGGGCAAACTGTTGCTGCGTGGCCTGACGGCCGATCGACCTTTGGACGATGCCCCGCGCTTGCCGGGACCCGCGGCTGCGGTTGAATATGTGTCGACCGACGGCGAAGTCCTCGCCGCGGTCAGGCATGCGGGATTCGTGGGGCTGGAACTGGTGACTTTCGGCGAGGTGTATCGCTTCAGGCACGCAGGGGCCGAACTTCGCGAAACGCGCATGCGCGCTTGGCAGCCAGGGCCCGCAGGCGCTGCGCGACGGCATACGGTCATTTATCGCGGACCGTTTGCGGAGGTGTGCGACGATAGTGGAGTGGTCTTGCGCCGCGGCCAACGATCACTTGTCGATCACTGCACCTGGCTGCGATTGCAAGAGTCGGCTGGCGCCGCCCAATTCGTCTTCGTGCCTGACGAATCGGTCTCTAATGACGCACGATTATCCGAGCCTTGTCTGAATTCAGACGCCTGA
- a CDS encoding metalloregulator ArsR/SmtB family transcription factor, with protein MTARQRNGKAITLHAAMRTESDYQSCASRLKALADPDRLRIVNSLLRGEKSVTGLGDELGMPIDKVSHHLGVLRVAHLVSTQKQGKFVIYSLSPEVAAGNVSAAGTRTIDLGCCQLDLVQLESPRQGTDRGLHKLRR; from the coding sequence ATGACTGCACGACAACGCAACGGCAAAGCGATAACGTTGCACGCGGCGATGCGGACGGAGAGCGATTATCAATCGTGCGCGTCGCGGCTGAAGGCCTTGGCAGATCCAGACCGCTTACGGATTGTTAACAGTTTGTTGCGCGGCGAAAAGAGCGTCACCGGTTTGGGCGATGAGTTGGGGATGCCGATCGACAAGGTCTCGCACCACTTGGGGGTGTTGCGGGTGGCTCATCTAGTGTCGACACAAAAGCAGGGAAAATTCGTCATCTACTCCCTCTCGCCCGAGGTGGCGGCCGGTAACGTCAGCGCCGCCGGAACAAGAACCATCGACTTGGGGTGTTGCCAACTTGATCTGGTCCAACTCGAATCACCACGCCAGGGGACGGACCGCGGGCTACACAAATTGCGGCGATAA
- a CDS encoding aldehyde dehydrogenase family protein: protein MTTATAPSKTAPSITQTKLLIDNKWVSPAEGGTFETLNPATGEVLAEVAAGTAADIDRAVKAARRAVEEGPWSTMDAADRGRLLLRLADLVDSHAKELAALESLNSGKTITDSQGDMGGVAATLRYYGGWADKIEGRTVPVRGNFLSYTLRQPVGVVGQIIPWNFPLLMLSWKWGPALACGNAIVMKPAEQTPLTALRIGELAIEAGFPAGVINLVNGFGETAGAALVAHPDVDKIAFTGHVDTAKIIQKAAADSLKRVTFELGGKSPNVIFADADLDEAVAGAFHAIYFHGGQCCTAGSRLFVEEKIHGDFVERLAAKAKQRRVGNPLDASTEQGPQVSQEQMDKILGYVSLGTKQGAKLVTGGQRKGEQGFFVEPTIFDNVSDEMAIARDEIFGPVVSVLPFRSFKEVTERANRTNYGLAAAIWTQDVDKAHLYAKRVKAGTVWVNCYHVVDTTTPFGGFKQSGQGRENGEAALEHYTELKTVTVKLKG from the coding sequence ATGACCACGGCGACCGCGCCCTCGAAGACTGCTCCTTCGATTACACAGACCAAATTGCTGATCGATAACAAGTGGGTTTCTCCGGCCGAAGGGGGGACCTTCGAGACCTTGAATCCTGCCACCGGCGAAGTCCTTGCCGAGGTGGCCGCCGGCACCGCGGCCGACATCGATCGCGCCGTTAAGGCTGCCCGCCGCGCCGTCGAAGAAGGGCCCTGGAGCACAATGGACGCCGCGGATCGCGGCCGGCTGTTGCTGCGACTGGCGGACCTAGTGGACTCGCACGCCAAGGAATTGGCGGCGCTCGAATCGCTCAACTCGGGTAAGACGATCACCGACTCGCAAGGCGACATGGGCGGCGTCGCCGCCACGCTGCGCTACTACGGCGGCTGGGCAGACAAGATCGAAGGCCGCACCGTGCCGGTGCGCGGCAACTTTTTGTCGTACACGCTGCGTCAGCCGGTGGGCGTCGTGGGTCAGATCATTCCGTGGAATTTTCCGCTGTTGATGTTGTCTTGGAAGTGGGGGCCGGCGCTGGCTTGCGGTAACGCCATCGTGATGAAGCCGGCCGAGCAGACGCCGTTGACGGCGTTGCGAATTGGCGAGCTCGCGATCGAAGCCGGTTTTCCTGCCGGGGTGATCAACCTGGTGAACGGGTTTGGCGAGACGGCGGGCGCAGCCCTCGTGGCGCATCCCGATGTCGACAAGATCGCCTTCACCGGGCACGTCGATACCGCCAAGATCATTCAAAAGGCGGCCGCTGACTCGCTCAAGCGCGTCACATTCGAGTTGGGGGGCAAAAGCCCGAACGTGATCTTTGCCGATGCGGATCTCGACGAGGCGGTGGCCGGCGCGTTCCACGCCATTTACTTTCATGGCGGACAATGCTGCACGGCTGGCAGCCGGTTGTTTGTGGAAGAGAAGATCCACGGCGATTTTGTCGAACGTTTGGCTGCCAAGGCCAAACAGCGCCGCGTGGGAAATCCGCTCGACGCATCGACCGAGCAGGGCCCACAGGTCTCGCAAGAGCAGATGGACAAGATCCTCGGCTACGTGAGCCTGGGAACGAAGCAAGGCGCCAAGCTGGTCACGGGCGGCCAGCGCAAAGGCGAGCAAGGCTTCTTCGTCGAGCCCACGATCTTCGACAATGTCAGCGATGAAATGGCCATCGCCCGCGACGAGATCTTTGGCCCCGTCGTCAGCGTGCTGCCGTTCCGCAGTTTCAAGGAAGTTACCGAGCGTGCCAATCGTACCAACTACGGTCTGGCCGCGGCAATTTGGACCCAGGATGTCGACAAGGCCCATTTGTATGCCAAACGGGTCAAGGCCGGCACGGTGTGGGTGAATTGCTACCACGTCGTGGATACCACGACGCCGTTTGGTGGTTTTAAGCAATCGGGCCAAGGCCGCGAAAATGGCGAGGCCGCCTTGGAGCACTACACCGAGCTGAAGACCGTGACCGTGAAGCTAAAGGGTTGA